CCGACGACCACGACGAGGTCGCCCGCCCCGCGCGACACGTCGGGGGCGGGCGGCACACCCGGGGAGGCCACGGCCCGGGCCTGCGCGGCGAGGGCGTCGGCGGCGGCCGCGAGCGAGGCGGCCGTGCGGCGGGGGGCGGCCCCGTGCGGCGCGTCGGGGTCGGCTGCGTCACCGTCGGCGAAGGCCGTGGGACCCGCACCCACGGTACCGACGCCGGCACCCACACCGGCACCGGCGGAGGGCGCGATGCCGTTGAAGGTGAGGTCGTCCATGATCGAGGCGAACGCGTCGGTGCGCGTCGACACGTCGGCCGGGGGCGCTACCGGCACCGCGCCTCCTGCGCCCGACGGCGAGGCCGAGGCCGAGGCCGCCGCGGATGCAGACACCGAGGCTCCGCCCGCACCCGCCGCGGCGGCAGCGGCGCGCGCCGCCCGACGCGGGCTCACGGGCACGGCCGAGCCGGTCAGCACGTCGTCGAAACCGTCCCGGACGGGCGTGCTCGACGCGACGGCGCCGCCGGGGGCAATCGAGGCCGACCACGCGGCCCGGGGTGCCGGAGCCCCCGCCTGCAACGCGTCCTCGGCCTCGTCCGCCGACGCCAGCAGCGCCGCGATGCCCGCGCGCTCGGCCGGCACCGGCGTCGTGATGCGCACCCGCGCGACGGGCAGGTCGACGGCCGGGTCGGGCACCTCGACCGTGACCTCGTAGTGCTTGCGGGCGAAGAAGCCGGCGACTCCCCCGACGGTGACCTTCTGGGCCGCGACGATGCGGGCCGAGGCACCGTGGGTCGCCCGCACCTCACGGCGCAGCCCGTCGAGCGTCTCACCGGTCATGACGATCGTGGTCGCCATCTCAGGCCACGATCGAGTCGGTCGCGCGGACGACGCCGACGGTCTCGATGGTCGATCCGGCGGCGGTGGCCTCCTGGTACGACAGCACCGGCAGGCCGTTCTGCTGCGCCGACACGAGTCGGTGGATGGCCGGCCGCAACGCCGGAGCGCAGACCAGCACCGCGCTGAGACCCTGGGCCTCGACCGACTGCACGGCCTCGCGCAGCGACCCGAGCACCTGCTCGACCCGGTGCCCGTCGAGCAGGATCTGCGTGCCCTGGTCGCTCGGCCGCAGCCCCTCGAGCATCGACTGCTCGAGGGTCGGGTCGATCATGATGACCCGCAGCACGCGGCCGTCGAGGTACTGCGCCGTGAGCGCGGGCCCCAAGGAGGCGCGGGCCGCCTCGACGAGTCCCTCCGGGTCGGTCGACACCTTCGCCCGCAGCGTCAGTCCCTCGCAGATCCGCGCGAGGTCGTTGATCGGGATGCGCTCCGACAGCAGGCCCTGGAGGACGCGCTGGAGTTCGGCGAGAGACAGCATGGTCGGCACGAGGTCGTCGACGGCCGGGGCGTTGACCTGCTTGACGCCCTCGGTCAGCACGCGGACGTCCTCGCGGGTGAGCAGTCGGGCGGCGTTGTCGGCGATGATCGACGACAGGTGCGTCACCAGGACCGAGACGCGGTCGATCACCGTGGCGCCGGTCATCTCGGCACTGTGGCGCATCTCGGCGGGCACCCACTTGCCGGCGAGGCCGAAGACCGGCTCGACCGTCGCCGTGCCGGGCAGGCCGTCGAGCGCGTCGCCGAGGGCGAGCACCGAGCGGGCCGGGGCCTGACCGCGGCCGGCCTCGACGCCCGCGATGCGGATCGAGTAGGTGGCCGGCGGCAGGTCGACGCTGTCCCGGGTGCGGACGGGCGGCACCACGATGCCGAGGTCGACCGCGATCTTGCGGCGCAGGGCCTTGACCCGGCCGAGCAGGTCGTCCGACGCTCCCCCGACCATGTCGACGAGATCGGGCGCGAGCAGGATCTCGAGCGCGTGCACCCGCATCTGCTCGAGCAGGTCGTCGGTCGTGTCGGTGGGGGCGACGACCGCCGCCTGCTGCTCTGCGAGGGCCGCGCGCGCCTCCTCGGCCTTGGCGGCCACGCCGAGCCGGTAGGCGACGACCAGCAGCGCCCCGCCGATCAGCAGGAAGGCGACGATCGGCATGCCGGGGATGAAGCCCATGCCGATGGCGGCGGTCCCGGCCACGGCGAGCGCGATGCGCGACTGCCCGAGCTGCGACGCGGCCTGCGCGCCCATCTCGGTGTCGGCGCCCGAGCGGGTGACGATCATGCCGGTCGAGACGGCCATCAGCAGCGCGGGGATCTGCGTGGTCAGGCCGTCGCCGATGGTGAGCAGCCCGTAGTGCGAGAGGGCGTCGCCGATGGCCATGCCGTTCTGCAGGGCGCCGATCGCGATGCCGCCGACCAGGTTGATGATGATGATGATGATGCCGGCGATCGCGTCGCCCTTGACGAACTTCGACGCACCGTCCATGGCGCCGTAGAAGTCGGCCTCGGCGCTGACGTCGGCACGACGCTGCTTGGCGACCTCGTCGGTGATGAGACCGGCGTTGAGGTCGGCGTCGATGGCCATCTGCTTGCCCGGCATGGCGTCGAGGGTGAAGCGCGCGCCCACCTCGGCGACGCGCTCGGCACCCTTGGTCACGACCACGAACTGGATCACGACGAGGATCAGGAAGATCACCGAGCCGATGATGATCGAGCCGCTCACCGCCACGTGCCCGAACGCCGCGATGACGTCGCCCGCGTAGCCGTCGCCGAGCACGAGGCGCGTCGAGGCCACGTTGAGCCCGAGGCGGAACAGCGTCGCCACGAGCAGCAGCGACGGGAACACCGAGAAGTCGAGCGGCTTCTTGACGAACAGCGTCGTCAGCAGGATCACCAGCGCCAACAGGATGTTGAGGATGATCAGCACGTCGAGCAGCGGCGCGGGCACCGGCACGACGAGCAGCAGCACGATGCCGACGATGCCGACCGGGACGGCGAGCTTGGGCAGGGTGGACTTCATCGGGTGCCTCCAGAGGTGGCGGGGCGGACGGAGCGGGAGAGCGCAGGAGGCGCGGGGCGGGTGGCCGCGGAGGCCGCGCCGGTCGCGGTGCCGGTCGCGGCGGTCGCGCCGGTCGCGGCCTCGCGGGCGATGCGGAGGCGGCGGGGCACGGCGTCGGCCTCGAGCGACTCGGGCGCGAGGACGCCGGCCACCTCGTCGGCCGTGGTGACGCGGGGCGGCGTGTGCGTGCCCTTCAGCGTGCCGCGGGCCTTGAGCGCCATGACGAAGGTGAGCACGCGGGCGACCGGCGTGTAGAGGTCGACGGGGATCTCCTCGCCCAGGCCGCAGGCGGCATGGAGGGCTCGGGTCAGGGGGACGTCGACGACGAGCGGGACGCCGTCGGCGGTGGCCTGCTCGCGGATGCGGGCGGCGACCGTGCCGGCGCCCTTCGCGACGACGCGCGGCGCCGACTTGCCGGGTTCGTACTTCACCGCGACGGCGTAGTCGGTCGGGTTGACCATGACGACGTCGGCGTCGGCGATGGCCCCGATCATGCGGTTGCGGCTCATCGCGAGCTGACGGGAACGCCGCTGCGACTTGACCAGGGGGTCGCCGTCGCTCGACTTGTTCTCGTCCTTGACCTCTTTCTTGGTCATGCGCGTCTTCTTGCGGTTGCGACGCATGACGACGAAGACGTCGGCGAAGGCGAGCAGCAGGCCGGCCGCGATCGCGGCCTTGATGAGGATGCCGGTGCCGACCTTCGCCTCCGCGAGCACGGCCGAGACGCTGAGGCCGCCGCCGCTCATGAGCACGGGCATCAGGCCCTGGATGGCGAACCAGAGCACCAGGCCGACGACGGTCGTCTTGATCAGCGCCTTCGCGCCGTTCCAGAGCGCCTGCGTGCCGAAGGTGTTCTTCAGGCCGTTGAGCAGGTTGAACTGCTCGTAGTTGCCGGTCATGCGCTTGATGTGCACGCCGCCCTGCACGATCGCGGTCGCGAGCACGGCCACGCCGACGACCGCGAGCATCGGCCCGATCGTCGCCCCCATCGATCCCGCGCCCTGCATCAGCTCGGTGACGACGGTGGACGAGTCGGGGTGCGTGATGGCCTGGCGGATCGAGAACATCTGGTCGACGCCCGCCGAGGACGCCCGCTCGATGGTCGAGGGGATCATCACGGCGGCGGCGCCGACGCCCACCCAGGCGCTGAGGTCCTGCGACCGGGACAGCTGGCCCTTCGAGTGGACCTCTTTCATCCGCTTGTCGGTCGCGGCCTCGGAGCGCTCGCCGGAGTCGTCCGCCATGTCAGCCCACCCCCAGCAGCATGTCGGCGGCGTCACCGGTCAACGAGGCCACGACGCCGGGCAGCGCGAGGAAGACGCCGCCGGCCAACATGACCGTCATGAGGATCTTGAGCGGGAAGCCCATCGCGTAGGCGTTGAGGGCCGGCGCGACGCGCGAGAGCAGTCCGAGGCCGACGTCGGCGAGGAAGAGCACGACGCAGAGCGGCCCGGCGATCTGGATGGTCGAGAGGAAGAGCTGGCTGACGCCGGTCGTCAGCAGCTCGACCGGACGGGAGAGGTCCATGCCGAGACCGAGCGGGACGGCGTCGAACGAGCGGGTGAGTCCCCCGATGATCAGCTGGTAACCCCCGGTCGCGAACATCAGCGCGAGTGCGGTCATCTGGAACAGCCGGGTGAACTGCGCGCCGTTGACCATCGACTGCGGGTCGAACGCCTGCGCGAGCGTGAAGCCGCCGAAGAGGTCGATCAGGCTGCCGGCCGCCTGCACCGCGGCGAAGGCGACGAACACCAGGAACCCCAGCACGGCGCCGACGACGAGCTCGAGCACGAGCGCCATGACGAACGGCCCCGTCTCGAGCGACACGTAGCCGGGGGTGACGCGCGGCGCGACGGCGAGCGCGAGCCCGATGCCGAGCATGGCCTTCACCCGCGCCGGGAACGCGCGGTACGAGAACGGAGGCGCGATCACGAGGAACGCGGTCATGCGCACGGCGGCGAGGAGGGTGGCCTCGAGCCAGCTCAGGTCGAACGACACGGTCGGCCCCTACCCGCCGCTGAGCAGCTGGGGGATGCGGTCGAACACCATGGTCGTGAACGACACCATCTCGCTGATCATCCAGTGGCCGGTGACGATGAGCGCGATGCCGACGGCGACGGCCTTCGGCACGAACGAGAGGGTGACCTCCTGGATCTGGGTGATCGACTGCAGCAGCGAGATCGCGAAACCGACGACGAGCGAGGTGATCAGCACGGGCGCGGCGAGCTTGCCCGTGATGATGAGGGCCTGCATGGACAGGTCGAGGACGGCGTTGGAATCCATCAGGCACCCACCTGGTAACTCTCGATGAGGCTCTTGATGATGAGGCCCCAGCCGTCGACGAGGACGAACAACAGGATCTTGAACGGCAGCGAGATCATCACCGGCGGCAGCATCATCATGCCCATCGACATCAGCGCGGCGCTGACGACGAGGTCGATGACGAGGAAGGGGATGAAGATGACGAAGCCGATGATGAACGCGGCGCGCAGCTCGCTGATCATGAACGACGGGATGAGCGTGAGCATGGGCACGTCGGCCTGGCTGGCCGGGTTCGGCTGGTTCGCCGAGCGGGTCATCAGCGCGAGGTCCTCTTCGCGGGTGTGGGCGAGCATGAACTCGCGCAGCGGCGCGATGCCGGCGTCGATCGCCCCCTGCAGGTCGAGGCGGCCGTCGAGGTAGGGCTGCACGGCGTCCGTGTTGATGTGGGTCAGGATCGGAGCCATGATGAACAGGCTCAGGAACAGGGCCAGCCCCGCGAGCACCTGGTTCGGCGGGATGGACGGCAGCGCGAGCGCGTTGCGCGTCATCGCGAGCACCACGAAGATCTTCGTGAACGACGTCATCATCAGCAGCAGCGCGGGCGCGACGCTCAGCAGCGTGATGCCGATCAGGGTGACGACGGCCTGGCTGGGCGCACCGTCGGGGCCGTTGATGTCGATGTTCAGCCCGCCCGAGCCGGTACCGTCGGACGTCGTCTGATCGGTGTCGGTGAAGTCGGTCGGGGTCGTGCCCGTGGTGCCCTCGGAGCCGGTGCCGTCCGTGGCCGGGGCGGTGGGGGCCGTCGGCGAGACGGGGGCCGCGTTCGCCTGCTGACCGATCAGCATGACGAGGGCGGACGCCACGACGAGGGCGAGCAGCGTGACGACGACCGCACGGGCGAAGCGCGTGTCGGCGAAGCGCACGGGCACGGCCACCACCGAGCGGCCCAGGGGGGCTCCGTGCAGGCCGTCACGCAGCGTCGGACGGGCGAGCCGGCGCAGGGCGGACGCGAAGGAGGGGCGGGTCGGGGACGCGGACGACCGGCGGCCGGTCATCCGGCTCGTCCGCTGCGCAGCACGGCTGCGGCCTGACGCCACGTGTCGGGGGCGAGGATCGAGCCCTCGAGCGACTTCGCGGCCCGCCCGGTGCGGCGGTCGGCCGGGTCACGAGGCGCGCGGCCGCGGAGACCGGCCGTCGCGGCACGGCGGGCGGCACCGCGGGGGCGGAGCAGCTCGGCGGGGGTGGCCGAGGCCGACGCGAGGGACGGGGTCGTGGCGAGGGCCGGGACCGCCGAGGTCTCGGCCGACAGCACGGCGGCGAACGAGGCCGAGGGCGCGGGGTCGCGACGGGCGCGATCGGGGTGACCCGCGCCTCCTGCACCGGGGTCGGCTCGTCGTCGGGCGCACCCGACGGGACGAGCGTGAGAGGGGCGGCCTCGACGGGACGGTCGGCGGCGGCCAGGACGGTCACCGACGACTCGGTCACGCCGAGCACGAGGCGCTCGCCCTCGACGTCGACCACGACGACGCTCGCCTTCGCGCCGACGCCCTGGCGGGCGACAACCGAGACCTGCGACGTGGCGCGGGTGCCCGCGCGGCCGCCCTTCACCAGGCGCTTCTGCAGCACCCAGAGCAGGGCGAGGACGACGCCCAACGAGAGGACGACCCGCAGGCCGACGACGACGGTGTCCACGATCAGGCGATGCCGTCGGCGACGTCGAGGATCTTGGTGATGCGGACGGCGTAGTCCTGGTCGACGACGACGACCTCGCCGTGCGCGATCAGGCGGCCGTTGAGCAGCACGTCGGCGGGGGCACCGGCCGAACGGTCGAGCTCGATGACCGCGCCGGGCTCGAGGCCCAGGACGTCGCGGACCGACATGCGGGTGCGGCCGATCTCGACCGTCAGCGCCATCTCGACGTTGTTGATGCGACCGAGGTTGCCGGTCGAGACCGCGCCCGGGGTCGGCACCACCGGCGACGATCCACCGATCGTGCCGGTCTCGCGCAGGCGCAGGGCGAACCAGCCGGCGGGCTGGCCCGCGGCCGTCAGCTCGAAGACGACGGTCTCGGGGTCGGCCAGCAGGGCGTCCGCCGACTCGCGGCGGCTCTCGCCGAGCACGCCCGTGCCGAGCACGCCCGTCGCGGACTCGAGCGCGGGACGCAGGACGTCCGAGACCGAGACCATCGGGTTGTCGGTGCCGGCGGCGGCGGCGAGCTGGTCCATGTCGGCCAGCACGACCGCGGTGTCGGCCGAGACCGACCCGACGAACGACGTGACCACGACGGACGAGCCCGCGACGCGGAGGCCGTGCGCGGAGGCCGGGTCGACGGCCACGGCACGCAGGGGCGTGGGCGTCGGCAGCTGGGCGACCAGCGCCTCGACCGCCGCGGTGTGCAGGGTGATGGTCGTGCCGGTCATGAGGTTCCTTCTTCGGTGCCGGTCAGGGAGGTGGAGACGACGATGCCGGCCAGACGCGAGCCGGCGGCCCCGACGGCGGCGCGGCCGACGGGCTGGCCGTCGACACTGATCTCGAGCGGGCGGTGCTGCGGGTGGGGCAGCGGCAGCAGGTCGCCGACGGCCAGCCCGAGCACGACGCTCGGCAGCACCGCGGCGGGGGCGAAGGTCAACGAGACGCCGACCGGCACCGAGGCCAGCTGGGCG
This genomic interval from Frigoribacterium sp. Leaf415 contains the following:
- a CDS encoding flagellar biosynthesis protein FlhA; this translates as MKSTLPKLAVPVGIVGIVLLLVVPVPAPLLDVLIILNILLALVILLTTLFVKKPLDFSVFPSLLLVATLFRLGLNVASTRLVLGDGYAGDVIAAFGHVAVSGSIIIGSVIFLILVVIQFVVVTKGAERVAEVGARFTLDAMPGKQMAIDADLNAGLITDEVAKQRRADVSAEADFYGAMDGASKFVKGDAIAGIIIIIINLVGGIAIGALQNGMAIGDALSHYGLLTIGDGLTTQIPALLMAVSTGMIVTRSGADTEMGAQAASQLGQSRIALAVAGTAAIGMGFIPGMPIVAFLLIGGALLVVAYRLGVAAKAEEARAALAEQQAAVVAPTDTTDDLLEQMRVHALEILLAPDLVDMVGGASDDLLGRVKALRRKIAVDLGIVVPPVRTRDSVDLPPATYSIRIAGVEAGRGQAPARSVLALGDALDGLPGTATVEPVFGLAGKWVPAEMRHSAEMTGATVIDRVSVLVTHLSSIIADNAARLLTREDVRVLTEGVKQVNAPAVDDLVPTMLSLAELQRVLQGLLSERIPINDLARICEGLTLRAKVSTDPEGLVEAARASLGPALTAQYLDGRVLRVIMIDPTLEQSMLEGLRPSDQGTQILLDGHRVEQVLGSLREAVQSVEAQGLSAVLVCAPALRPAIHRLVSAQQNGLPVLSYQEATAAGSTIETVGVVRATDSIVA
- a CDS encoding EscU/YscU/HrcU family type III secretion system export apparatus switch protein, with translation MADDSGERSEAATDKRMKEVHSKGQLSRSQDLSAWVGVGAAAVMIPSTIERASSAGVDQMFSIRQAITHPDSSTVVTELMQGAGSMGATIGPMLAVVGVAVLATAIVQGGVHIKRMTGNYEQFNLLNGLKNTFGTQALWNGAKALIKTTVVGLVLWFAIQGLMPVLMSGGGLSVSAVLAEAKVGTGILIKAAIAAGLLLAFADVFVVMRRNRKKTRMTKKEVKDENKSSDGDPLVKSQRRSRQLAMSRNRMIGAIADADVVMVNPTDYAVAVKYEPGKSAPRVVAKGAGTVAARIREQATADGVPLVVDVPLTRALHAACGLGEEIPVDLYTPVARVLTFVMALKARGTLKGTHTPPRVTTADEVAGVLAPESLEADAVPRRLRIAREAATGATAATGTATGAASAATRPAPPALSRSVRPATSGGTR
- a CDS encoding flagellar biosynthetic protein FliR is translated as MSFDLSWLEATLLAAVRMTAFLVIAPPFSYRAFPARVKAMLGIGLALAVAPRVTPGYVSLETGPFVMALVLELVVGAVLGFLVFVAFAAVQAAGSLIDLFGGFTLAQAFDPQSMVNGAQFTRLFQMTALALMFATGGYQLIIGGLTRSFDAVPLGLGMDLSRPVELLTTGVSQLFLSTIQIAGPLCVVLFLADVGLGLLSRVAPALNAYAMGFPLKILMTVMLAGGVFLALPGVVASLTGDAADMLLGVG
- the fliQ gene encoding flagellar biosynthesis protein FliQ — protein: MDSNAVLDLSMQALIITGKLAAPVLITSLVVGFAISLLQSITQIQEVTLSFVPKAVAVGIALIVTGHWMISEMVSFTTMVFDRIPQLLSGG
- the fliP gene encoding flagellar type III secretion system pore protein FliP (The bacterial flagellar biogenesis protein FliP forms a type III secretion system (T3SS)-type pore required for flagellar assembly.); amino-acid sequence: MTGRRSSASPTRPSFASALRRLARPTLRDGLHGAPLGRSVVAVPVRFADTRFARAVVVTLLALVVASALVMLIGQQANAAPVSPTAPTAPATDGTGSEGTTGTTPTDFTDTDQTTSDGTGSGGLNIDINGPDGAPSQAVVTLIGITLLSVAPALLLMMTSFTKIFVVLAMTRNALALPSIPPNQVLAGLALFLSLFIMAPILTHINTDAVQPYLDGRLDLQGAIDAGIAPLREFMLAHTREEDLALMTRSANQPNPASQADVPMLTLIPSFMISELRAAFIIGFVIFIPFLVIDLVVSAALMSMGMMMLPPVMISLPFKILLFVLVDGWGLIIKSLIESYQVGA
- the fliN gene encoding flagellar motor switch protein FliN, giving the protein MTGTTITLHTAAVEALVAQLPTPTPLRAVAVDPASAHGLRVAGSSVVVTSFVGSVSADTAVVLADMDQLAAAAGTDNPMVSVSDVLRPALESATGVLGTGVLGESRRESADALLADPETVVFELTAAGQPAGWFALRLRETGTIGGSSPVVPTPGAVSTGNLGRINNVEMALTVEIGRTRMSVRDVLGLEPGAVIELDRSAGAPADVLLNGRLIAHGEVVVVDQDYAVRITKILDVADGIA